From the genome of Vitis riparia cultivar Riparia Gloire de Montpellier isolate 1030 chromosome 2, EGFV_Vit.rip_1.0, whole genome shotgun sequence:
GCCTTTCCTAACAACAATTACTTTTAGGAGAGTTAGTAGCGTCTGAGGTCCTACAATACTATTTTAAAGTCAAACACAAAAGTCGAGTATTGGAGTTTGGCTAATCTAGTAGAAAAGCTTCTAAGATTTAATAATTGCTTATAGAGCTTAGAATTCATATACCACAATTACCAATAATTTGGTGTGATAATATTAGTACAATCACACTTAACACTAACACTATTTTACATATCAGAACGAAGCACATTAAGCTAGATTTATACTCTGTTTGCGAAAGAAGATTGTAAAAACAAGTTGTTCGTGAAAGAGTACTGTAAAAACAAGTTGACATCAGATAGGCACCATCTTTGAACTAAACAACAAACATTCTAAGTCTATCTCAAGTGTTAGGTTTTTGAATTTGAGAAACAAACTCAAAGTAGAAGATCTCTTTAAGAGGCTACAACCATGGGTGTGTATTATTTGTCCATCAACTAAATAAtgaaactattataaaaataaaaaaattactagttTCGTCATGATTATATTAGTAGCTTTGTGATTATTTTCTAGggaaacttttttgtttttagccATGGAGAGTTCTAAAGTATTGTTTATTCACTATGGTcccttattttatatattttgaaatgtaaACATATgagttcaaaataaaaaatttgataaaatgattttatagttttgaaacaaaatattaatgtCATCTTggtaaaaataagaattaattggTGAAAAGTGTtgaaaaaatctcatatttgtAAATCTAACATCTCTCGCTTTTAAACTTGAAAAGTAActaattttttacataaatgccCTTTAAATTTTCGATTATTtacatatatgttttaaaagagacggttatttttgtaagaaaaaagtgagggtatttttgtccaaaatagatgttttttaggttgtaaaaagaaattgaggaCTAAATTTACAAATTGGGAaggatttcatcatttttaatcaaatagccctaaaaataatgataaaagtaAATAGACAAAGACTATTTTTCTTAGActgatttaaaaatcaatactATGGTCACTACTTCAAACAACTTTCTTgaaatatcttttaataaaaaatgcatttttttttcttaaatttgtaaattaactcttttatacAGAATAATAATCAGTAATATGTAAATTTTGTTCtaaaatgtgaaatatttaaaaaatgaaaatacaaggGAGATTAAAGAGATGCAAGATACTTTTTTggtgttaattttttaaaatgaaaaacgtttttgttttttcttgatgatgatgaggaagatgaagaagaaaacgGGGCCATGGTTATGGACGTGATCAATTTTAGGATGTAGGACTAGGTTTTGGAAGAAGAGGGTAGGGAGCAGGGGAGGGCCCTCGTGGAGACAACCGGTTTACAACTACCAAGATTACATGCACTTGCACTTCTTTTGGAGTTTTCTGTATAGAATATTCATCACAACCACTCTTCTATTCTTacacttttctattttctcctgcCTCCGAAATCCTAACTTTAAGTCCCTTCATGGAGAAAAACATGACCCATACAACTTATTACTTATCCAATCACTTCCATGCTCCCTCTCCATTCTagattttctttcaaactttcttaaaataatggatctttgatatattttgattgcctttaatatatatatatatatagttgacTTAATGTTTTTTGCCCCTACTATTTAAAAAGGCAAGTtggttcaaaatgaaacaaTCCATTCCTACAATGCAGGGTTGCTTTACCTGATCTAAATAAAAAGCCCAACCCATCCAATCTCAGCAGAAGTTGCCTTTGTTGTCGATCTTGTATGATTAAGGAAGATAATATATAGGATGAAGAAAAGTGATTTAGGGCAGCTATGATTCAAGTGGAAAGCTATGTTGACCCCACAGTAGGGCATACCATTGAGGATTGCCAAAGCTTGAAGGATGTAATAGAAATGTATTTGAGGAAGGAACAACACAACTTTTTATCATGAAAGAAGGGGACAAATATTGTAAAGTGAGGGTTCTTGATAAGAATGCATGTAGAATTATCACTTATGGAAGTATGAAGAAGGGTTCTTTTAGTCATCCATGGAACAGAAAATGTGCAAAATGCTTTACATGGGAGGTTTCATCAAAGTTTCCCAAGAATGAATGGCCTTCAATAGGTTAACCACATTAGAGTAAGATGTAGTCAGACGAGAATTCGCCAACCTTGTTAGGATAGCTTAGTCTTCTAGGTGACCTTAGATGGTGTTGTTATTCAACCACATAATGTTGCCTTGGTAGAAATATTGTCCATGGAAAAATGTGAGGTTAAAAGAATCCAAACTAATTTAGGGAATTCAGATGATATATTTTTCTTGTCCACTATGAATAGGGTAGGCATCCTTAGTTCCCAATAAGGAGTTTGTAGAAACATTGTCATTAGGTTTAATGAAGAATCAATAAATATGCTAGGGAAGTTAGCACTACTAGTTAGCATTGGGTCACAAATAGTTGTAGTTAACTTCCTGATAATGAATATGTCATCACCTTGCAATGTGATATCACCTGCGACAAAGAAGCCTTTCCCTCCTTTGAAATGGTGAGTCACGCCCTTAAAATTTAATGCCCTTTATAAAGGGGCTTAAGTCATCGATTCCAATCCGATGATCAagctttctctttttttttttccaatatgcCACTCCACAAGCAAGGAGCTAGAGAACATGAATCAATCACTCTATGGTACAAGCAATTTCCTTATTTGATGCTTTGTCTGTGTTAGCTAATTGTGTTTAGAATAATCAGGGACAAGACCCCGAAATCAATAGACTTTGTCAAAATGCTTTGAGTTCCATTAAGAATTGCCTCCATAGGCGTGTGTCGAAGCTTCTTTGACTTGGGGAAAATCCACTTCCAAATGATTGGACGCTACCGGCCTTTTGCCAAGAAGTTTAGATTAATCATAGGGTCATGAAGATATTGAGACTAATTTAAAGTAAAGAAGTGTTATTGGGCACCTTTGTAAGGATCATTTGAGAAATTGGAAATAGGAGCATGAGAGTTGTAGAGTTATAGCAATTATAGTAGTGAGAAAGAGGGATAATTCTTTCTTAGCTTTTGAGGAGACTAAAAGTCGTTAACTTAATTGGTTAATTGTATAGTTGATGGACAAGTAGGTTCTTTAAGAAGGGAAATATTGTTATCAATAGTAGTACTCTAAGTTTGAGTGATCCAAACTAATTGCTTTGAAGGAATTTCAAAATGTACTTGTCTAGGAGGTGGGCAACATGAAGAGGATAAATCTAGACGTGGCCATGCACAAACTAACCGTGGATTTGTAGGTAAACCCAGTTTAGAAAAAGATAAGATAATGTGTTTTAGATATGCAACAAAATGTTAATTGGGAGgttaaaaaacttttataagtAGGATTTATTAAGGAAGTTCACTACCTTACTTGGTTATCCAACACCACTAGTGTCccaaaaaataatggaaaatgaaaagcaTATATGGACTACTCAAACTTAAATAAAGCTTCTTTGAAGGATTGTTTCCCACTCCCACGGATTGATCAATTAGTGGATGAAACAACTAGTTATCAAAAGTTGTCTTTTATGGATACATAGTTAGGCTACAACCATATTATCTTAATGTGCAAATCGAACATTTTCCAAACGGAATATTACTCCATCagtagatatatatatatatatatatatatatatatatatatatatatatagagagagagagagagagagagagaggttttgCAATACTTTCATACGGACAAATCACATCTACTTGGTTCCTTTATATATCTGTTCACTCACTTGAAATGGACAAGGACTCATTTCATCCTAAAAAGGgaaatgaagaattacttggttcAAAAATATCATACCTTGATGCAATTGGTACACCGATATATCTTGTAAATTATACacaatgaaatataatattctctataaGTTTTCTAGCAAGTTATAGTCTACATCAACTTGAAGACACTAGAACAAGGTAAAATATATTGTGATATCTTCTTGGAACAAGCAATTTCGACTCATTTATTCAAAAGAATCATAATTGTAGATGTTTGAATATGTAGATGTtggatatttttcaaattctcatAAAGCTTGAGATCAAATAAGATGTATATTTGCTCAATGAAGATCAGTGAAGCAAACAATAATAATCATCACCACAAATACTTTAAAAACACTCATGATCTATGAAATAAGTTAGTGAATGTGTATAATTAAGTTTTATGATCTAATATATTTAGGAgtcataaattttctttaaatacaaCCAATAATATTAGATGAAGATAGCAATATATGTACTACACAAGTCaaagaataatataataaaagcCATCAACCAAACACACTTCACCAAAGTTCTTCAATGCATTAAGCTTTTGAGATTAGCATtcaatatataagataatttagCAAATGTATTTACAAGTGTTCTATCCATGGATTAAAATTTCGAAATCCATTGGTGAtgttttgctaaaaaaaatggagttttcATGGACTTCGATGCAAAAACACAAAGAAATGTACCAAAGTCCAGCAGCtgcatttctttaaaaaatcctaAGTTTCAACGCCTCTAAGCAAAGCATGTAGagacatatttatttaaaaaaaaaaaaattaatgagagAGGCTTGGGAATTAGTGAGTGAAGGAGGAATGCCATTGCCATCTAGTCATCTTGGCTCCATATTACTTATTCCATACATCCATTCATATGGTATCAATTGGCAAAAAGGGAAGAAAGGAACCCCCAAATTTGTAAATCCAATCGTTATCatgtttttaacttgaaaaataatGCTCTTTAATatttcatgtaattttttttataaaaaaaagaaaactcgtTATAAGAAAAAGTAAGGGTATTTCTAtcaaaaagaggggaaaaaatggaagattAGATTTACAGAGagtcatttcattcattttaatcaaataacctatACATATACTCTATtttaaatacatattaaaaaatttatttattaattatctttttcaaattctaataaATCTATTGCtcaaaatataaacataataatcttctaaatatttttttacattttttataattataaaaaaaaaacacaaaattataaatatatttaaataaaaataattatgcatatatttttgtttcttttattttttataaatatattcaaactatatagatcaaaataattatacatatagtattgtttcttttattttcttaaatacattcaaattatatagatcaaaattttattattaagtgtattttttaatactacATATTGttctttaaagttaaaaattttatcatatattatttttttaataaaataagtttaatgtatatcattatttgttttatcctttttgaaaattttcctaaaatttttataagtttttgcgatgttttttatttgaacttccatttgatagtttttaatatttctttaaaatcaaactactatattttttatattttaatccttgACTCTATCTActacaatatttaaataataaaaaaactcataCATAATATTGAAATACAACTATTCAAATATCTCCAAACTAAGGTACTAAAGAAAACATGATCCATCTATATGAGAGGAGCTTTCCAAAATTGATGTCATTGTATTGTACTCTCCTTAGTTTTactcaatgttttcagaatcggaCCGGTtatcgaaccggaaaagttatcggttcatGGTTCACTAATCGAACCGACgatcgaaccggtgacgtcattaatatatatttttatatattaataaaattaataaataaaaataataaattctatttaaattttgacagTATCtatcatgttttttaattttcttcacaaaattttttatctatagTTGTCCATCAAcccaatattttcaataattttaataaattaaaatgtcaatatgtaataaataaaacaaaaattaaaaaaataaatataaaattttaaaaaactaaaatggaagGTTCCAGTCGTGGGGTGATGGaggggaggagagagagagaaagagagaaaattaaattttaaaaaactaaaatggaagGCAACTTAGGGGggatgggagagagagagagaggagcttTCTAGGGGTGGGGGGAACTTCCGGTGGGAGGGCTCTTTGCCGTCGCGGGGAAGGGGGGAGTTTTCCAGTCCGCTGCCGGGGTGGGGTGACGGGATTTGCATTAGGTGCTGCCAAGGTTGGGAAGGCTTTTTAGTGCGCGGTGGAAGAGGTGGGGCGGGGTTGGTGCTGCCAGCGAATGATGCTCCAAACGATAGTGGAGGTTCCGTTGTCGGCCAGACGACGCTCCAAGTGACAGTGGGGGTACCAATCGCATGGGAAAGGGGGAAGggggaaggaaaatgaaatgttGGGGCCAGAGGGAACCGACCGGTTCGTCCGATTCGTCGGTCGAACTGACCGGTTCAAACAGTTCAATGGCTTCCCGGTCCAATTGGTTGGACCGAATCGGAACCGTGACCGATCGACGGTCGGACCGGCCGGCCCTGtccgatttttaaaatcatggtTTTGCTAGTAAGGTTTTGGGTTATTTGGTTAAAGGGGTTAAAATAACACCCATATTTGCAAAATTAACTCATCCCtcaaaaagcataaaaaatgaCACGATTAGGACAAAAATGCCCTTTCGTATTGTTTCCTCCAAAACAACTTTCCCTCTATtttatagattattttttttgctttttttattttgtcatcTTTTTGCTCTTTCTCTTTGATCCTTTACTGTACAGAGAAAAAACCCAAGTTTTCATTATTCTTTCACCAACTCTTCATTGTTTTCCACGACAAGATATTAAGAGTTGTAAGTAAccgatattatttttttatattatcgtttttttttctatttaatctaTAACAAGGAAATTTAAAATCTCGGTTCACAAGTAAAAAACATAGACTCCACCGTTAGTTGTGAAAAAGGAGTTTATTATACAGTAGATGACTTCAGtgtaaattctaaaatttgaaatcatatcCTTGAAAGATGATTTCAAACTTTAATATTTGAACTGAAATTATCTCTTCAAACTCGGAGGCTAAAACATAGAGAAAAGGTATGATTCAGCTAGCTAGCATAGCCCCAGTATTGAATAGAGAATTATACCAGCAGAATACAATTCCTTTCCTGCAATCTAATATACACTCTGCCTATATCACACAAGCAATTTAATTATCATACAAATGGTATATTCGGATGGCACAATCCCTTCAATTATTGCATGCACAATCACAAAATAATCTTGGCACTGTTATTATTTTGCACTAGTGCAAAACGAAGATCACAACAGCTGAAGGTCTTGCAGACAGCTAGTGCTGCTGTTAGACTTGAAGCTATATTCATCATCTCCGATCAGGTCTCTGACAGATAACGGACTGTTCGTCTTTCTGGTGGTCCTATGAACAATTCTGTCTCTACCTCCGAAATTTCTACATATGGTACTGATTGATGTTTGGTCGATGGTTGCGGTGGCTGCAACCCACACTGAAAAATGCAGTGCTAGGCATATGAATACTAAAACTAAACTTTTGAAGCATCAAATAGCTCATGACATATACCATATCGTTCCGCTCCCTCTCATATAGATATTGTCAGTTGTGAGTTTAATGAACCTTTATGGCTCTAAAATGCATTTACATGATTTTGAGTAGCCCACAATATATATAGGAACTTTTTCTCCTAAGCAACgtgggatatcacaatcaaCCTCTAtgcaaacagacaaacaccctttGCGAGTCCAAATAAAGTCCCATACTAAGTCATTACAACTGATATCGAACTTTATCCCTACCCCAGTGTGGGACTTTACTTGATTCTGCAAGTGGTGTTTGTCTGTATAAGCGGTCTCACAAGCCTGTAAGACACAAGGTAATTGTAATATCCTACATTGATTAAGAGAAAAAGTTTCTGATACTACATAATGGGTTATGTTATTGCTGATTTCTTAATAGTTTAAGACTAAGGATAACTGGTTGTTGCTTTGACTCAAAGCAGGGGTTTATTGATATAATTTGATTCTCAGGAGCATGTATGATAGAACCTTCTAGGTGCATAACAATACAACTAAAGGAAACTAAATGAGATCTCACCTTTCCTCGTAACTTTGCATTTTCTTCTCCTAGAATTCTTTCCTGAATTACactcaaaagaaagaaataggaatcAGCAATCTACAACCTACCATATGTAAATATACCAAAATGCAGGAACAAGTGTGCATGCTAACCTGCTCCTTCAGCTGCTCAATGTGCCCCTTGCATAAATGATTCTGGAGGTAGATGACACCAAGTTAATTTGTTAACATCCTGTTCACGTTACAAATGCTGGTTTGAAGACATCGGATTTTGAGGCTTAGGTATACCTTTTGTATCCTAATGTTGCTTAAGCTTTGCTCCAATTCATTCTCTATCTGTTGTAGCTCTTCTATTGAACATGAGTCCAAACATTCGCCTAATAGTCTTCTGCAGTATCTAAAGTTGAGAAGTTCAGAAACAATTGGAGGTTTTATGACAATAGGAAATATGATACTAATTGCAAAAGTTTCAAAATAAGCTTGACCGTTTAGAAACTTCGAGGAGCTCAATCTTCTTTGCCAGGTCAACAGTTTCTCCCTCCAAGTGATGCTGCAGATAGAACCAGTTACAGAGAGTGAAAAAGATGTCCCTATATATCTGTGGAAGTCTTTGGACACAAACTAATAAAAGCAAATGCTGCCAGAAGAATAATTGTAGCATAAATATCAATCTAGTCATAAATAAGAATTGATTATGGTTTAATGCTTGGTCAGTAGTTACACAACGTAGTATAGACTAGTTTCAGTGGTACATTAGCTGGAGAAGGCCGAGAAGCATGCAATTAAATGAAAGTTACGATTTTAGGAAAGGGGAAATTTTCTCCAAAGATTTTCACTGGATTCTAGGCCCAGGTTTGGTGCTATATAAAACCAAAAGTTGTTTCATATACATATTCCCCCATAAATTGATGTCTGCAACACAGCAAAGATCAGTACAAACTAACCTTCTCAAATAAAAAACGGAAGGGGTTTCCCCAGATTTGCTTTGGAGTATGACCCTCTCTAGGCAAGAATGAAGATACACAAGATCCAGTCATCTCATGTAATGAGAACACTTGCAACAATACAGCAGGTCAATATATATCATAACTTCTTTCAGATTAATATTCTTCTTTCCTGATTTTGGTTTCCATGGATCAATTGAGACCAATATATGAGGTAAAGCAATCAAGAGAACTAAGTCAATGAGGTTGGATAAAGATGTATATATGCAATTTGCTGTGATTGTGTGACAGATAAGACAGTTATATCCAACCTACTCTTAGACAGCAGCATCCTGGAAATAGCAATAAAAGCACATGTCCATGGTTTGAAAGAAATATAGAACTGTTATGAGAAAGGAACCAGATTTTTGTGTTGCAGCCATAAGGAGGGGGTACAAATACCAGCAATCAAAGATCCATTTTATCTGATATTTGTTGCATGTGGGAAACAGCAAGATCACATTGTATGTAAGCAAGAATAATGAGACTCTCGTATCATTTCTTTTTGGTTTCATATATGAGAAGGCATGTCTAACCTGCTCATTTTCCGGAACTCCTCTCTTGCTGATTCCTAGGCCCTTGGCTTTACTTTGGTAGCGTTCTATTGTCTTGTTAATACTGAAGCATCCAgaacacaaccaaaaaaaagGGTTATTCAAGAGGACAGCTTTTAAACACAAACTTCAATTGGTATGTACAATGTGTTACATTGGCAAGTACATATTGGCATGCATCTGTGATCAACTCTTTAACTTCGCCTTAGTTGATTAAAAATCAGGTTGACATTTACCATTATAACTTGGAATTGTATGAtgcatatatcataaataaaacaaagtgaTGTCATATTTGATTACACCTTTGCACTCTTTCCTGAAATTGAACATGTAATAAACATATCACATTATTCGTTGCTTGAGTATGTCATATTCTTAACAGAAAATCGAGCAGATCttaatatgaaaacaaatggTACTACAAGGCCAATTCATAGCATGACCAACGAAATATCACCATTTGAGATAATAGTGCAATGATCTCATCAACAGTTGCCTAGTGCACGTCAATATGTATCATCCAAACTCCCCTCTCAGCCCTCTAGTTGACACCAGGAAAGGAAAGGCAAGCTTGCTAACTAGCCATCGGACTTGGTTTACTGGCTGTTTAGATGAAGCAAACCAAGCTCCTTCAAAGCCTTAAAGCATGTTCACATAGATGAACAAGCTCAAGTAAAGTTTGTAAGGTCTTGAATGTTTTGGGATTGGATCAACGAAACTCATCAATTAGTAGAAGAATAAGATGGCTCCCAAGCCCATAGAATATGTTCATAATAAGCCACTGCTCTCGTGAACTAGTAACTCAACAGTATTGGCACCAGAAAGGATTGAATTATTCTCATTATATTTTGATGTTGTCTCATCTTCTTCTACACAAAGCAAAGGAATGAAATCCCAGGAAGTTTATATTTACACTATCAAACagcaacataaaacaaaaaatcggCTAACTTGCAGACTTGACCAGAGTGGCGGCAGCCAAGTCTGCTGCATTTTCTAATTTGATGGCAGCTCTTTGAATTTCCTTCAATTGTTTGTTCTAAATTAATGTTAGCTTATGAGGTATTTTGAGTTCTTGGAGATCTATTTTTGACATAGAATCTAAACGCTTCAAACCATCAACTTTAGTGCTTTTAAGTAGAGATTGGAGGTCTCTAGAGGCTCCTTCATAATGATGTATGTTTGATAAACTGTCTAAGTGAGCTCCTAGCACCATATCTTCCATTTGAGGTGTCTCTCTTCATAGGACCTCACATTTGTCATCTTTGGTATATGAATCCCCAAGTTATAAATCCTTATGAGAGAGCCTAATCCTTGGCACTCTTCATTAATGTTTGCCTAAACTCTTTTTTCACTAAACTTCCCTtgttctaagaaaaaaaaacccctaaTCAACAACCACTTTTTAATAAAGACACCACACACAACTCAAGTGTTCTCATCGTCTCCTTCCCTCCAAGTGAGTCCCTATGATCGACTCCCAGCTTACCGAGATATTACCATGAGTAGCCTCCCTATACTTGGGACTGTTCGGGCCTACATCGATTGGAATAGACCATTCTTTCAATCAAAACCTATTTCTagatttcttttccttcttatATAACAATATTTCATAGAGAGAACCAATAGTCTAATTATAGAacaaatctatatatttttgtattcctttacaagaaaatattaaaaacttagaAATAGACTCAAAAGGCAATTTGAGGCACTTTCTATTAccacattattttttctaagctctcgattttcaaatatatatgtaGTAGCAGTTTCCTTACTATCATTCTCTTTACTTTGACACTAGTAAAGCATATAGATCAATGTGACCATCACTGTTAAAGACATGCTACTTTATCATACTTCGTCTAAAATTgacatgtttttcctttttttaatcataaatgaCTTCACTATTTGCAGTGTCCTTTGATTTAGTTTGCATTGGAACATCAAAAGTCTAAGCCAAATCTAACTTAAATCAAACTTGACTAGAGGTTGGATTGGGTTCGAGTTGGATTGCGCTTGGACACTTTATAACATGTGTTGATAGTAGATGTACTCTTGCAAGCAGGAAATTAGAATATTGACATAATGTAGAAATGGCTGACCAAATTTGTTTCCATATAATCAGACTTTTCTTCTTGT
Proteins encoded in this window:
- the LOC117905671 gene encoding agamous-like MADS-box protein AGL19 isoform X2; this translates as MVRGKTQMKRIENAASRQVTFSKRRSGLLKKAFELSVLCDAEVALIIFSPRGKVFEFSSSSINKTIERYQSKAKGLGISKRGVPENEQHHLEGETVDLAKKIELLEVSKRRLLGECLDSCSIEELQQIENELEQSLSNIRIQKNHLCKGHIEQLKEQERILGEENAKLRGKCGLQPPQPSTKHQSVPYVEISEVETELFIGPPERRTVRYLSET
- the LOC117905671 gene encoding agamous-like MADS-box protein AGL19 isoform X1, with the translated sequence MVRGKTQMKRIENAASRQVTFSKRRSGLLKKAFELSVLCDAEVALIIFSPRGKVFEFSSSSINKTIERYQSKAKGLGISKRGVPENEQHHLEGETVDLAKKIELLEVSKRYCRRLLGECLDSCSIEELQQIENELEQSLSNIRIQKNHLCKGHIEQLKEQERILGEENAKLRGKCGLQPPQPSTKHQSVPYVEISEVETELFIGPPERRTVRYLSET